GACACGGTACGTCTTTACGATATCGATCAGGCGGCGACGGCCAAGTGTGCGGCTAACCTTGCGGGGCGCGGGATCACCGTCATCCAATGTAAATCGCCCGAAGAAGCCATCGAAGGCGCGGACGTCATCACCACCGCGACCGCCGACAAAGAAATGCAAACCATCCTGACCGACAACATGGTCGGCAACGGCGTGCACATTAACGCCATTGGCGGCGACTGTCCGGGCAAGACCGAATTGCACAGCGATATCGTGGCCCGCGCATCTATGTTCGTGGAATACCCCGAACAAACGCGGATCGAAGGCGAACTGCAGCAAATGCCGCTCGATCACCCGTTTACGGAACTGTGGGAAGTCATCAATGGCACGGCCACAGGTCGCAAAGATGCTGCGGAAATCACGCTGTTCGACGGCGTCGGTTTTGCGATCGAAGACTTTTCTGCCCTGCGCTACGTCCACGATAAAATCAAAGGGACAGAGTTCTTCAAAAACCTCGATATGATCGCCGATCCGGACGATCCACGGGACCTTTTCGGCATGGTCATGCGGGCGAAATAGGCATCAAGGCGTACGGGGCATTGCACACGCGATCTGGTATCTGTTACATTCTGATCAACAAATTATAGTAGATCCAGAATCTTAGGCGGACCACGTGAGCGATACCCCGGAAACCCCTGAAAACGCAGACGAAAATCGGCCTGAAAAGCCTGTATATGATGGCCCAGCCGTCACAATCGAACACGAGCTGAAAACCAGCTATCTCGATTATGCGATGTCGGTCATCGTCAGCCGTGCGATTCCGGACCTGCGGGACGGTCTAAAACCGGTTCACCGTCGTATTTTATACGCGATGAACGAAACCAATAACACGCACGACAAACCGTACCGGAAATCATCGCGTCCGGTTGCCGAAACCATGGGTAAATACCACCCGCACGGTGACAGCGCGATCTATGACGCACTTGTACGGATGGCGCAGGATTTCTCGATGTCGTTGGTCCTGCTTGATGGTCAGGGCAACTTTGGCTCTATGGACGGCGACCGCGCCGCGGCCTACCGATATACCGAAGTCCGGATGAAAAAGGTGGCACTAGCGCTGCTTGATGACATCGACAAGGACACGGTCGATTTCCAAGACAACTACGACGGCAAGGACAAAGAACCGACCGTCTTGCCCGCCAAATACCCGAACATGCTTGTCAATGGCGCTGGCGGCATCGCCGTGGGTATGGCGACGAACATTCCGCCACATAACCTAGGCGAAGTCATCAACGCGACGCTTGCGCTCATCGACAGCCCTGATTTGTCTATCGAAGAGCTGATCGAATACGTACCGGGCCCCGATTTCCCGACAGGCGGCGTTATGCTGGGCCGTTCTGGCGCGCGCAAAGCCTACCTTGAAGGTCGCGGCTCCGTCATCGTTCGCGCGAAAACCCACATCGAAGAAATCCGCAAGGATCGCTGGGCGATTATCATCGACGAAATCCCCTATCAGGTGAACAAATCCGCGATGATCGACAAGATTGCGGAAGCGGCGCGTGACAAGAAAATTGAAGGCATCGCCCACGTCCAAGATGAAAGCGATCGCAACGGTGTACGGGTCGTTGTTGAACTGAAACGGGACGCAACGGCAGAGGTCGTTTTGAACCAATTGTTCCGCTTCACACCGATGCAGACCTACTTTGGCTGTAACATGCTGGCGTTGAACGGCGGTAAGCCGGAACAACTGACGCTGCGCAGCTTCCTGACCAACTTCATCGACTTCCGCGAAGACGTTGTAGCCCGCCGCACCGCCTATCTGCTGCGCAAAGCCCGCGAACGGTCGCATATCTTGTGCGGCTTGGCGGTTGCGGTCACCAACATCGACGAAATCGTCGCCACAATCCGGTCGTCCGCTGACGCCTCTGAAGCCCGCGAAAAGCTGATGACACGTCGCTGGCCAGCTGAATCGATCCTCGAATATATCGCACTGATCGACGATCCGACCCACACGGCGAACGACGATGGCACTTACAATCTGTCCGAAACACAGGCCCGCGCGATCCTTGAACTCCGTCTGCAGCGCTTGACGCAGATCGGTGTGAAAGAAGTGACGGACGAACTCGAAGAGCTCGCCAAGAAGATCAAAGAATACCTCGAAATTCTTGGGTCTCGCGAACGGATCATGCAAATCATCCGCGATGAGATGATCGAAATTCGTGACAACTACGCCGTGCCGCGTCGGACAGAGATTGTCGACTGGTCTGGCGACATGGAAGACGAAGATCTCATCGAAAAAGAGGACATGGTCGTGACCGTGACCTCCGGTGGTTACATCAAACGGACCGCCCTCGCCGACTTCCGCGCACAGCGGCGCGGCGGCAAAGGTCTGTCGTCGATGCAAACCAAAGAAGAAGACGTCGTCACGACGCTTTTCGTCGCCAACACCCACACGCAACTGCTGTTCTTCACAACAGACGGCATGGTCTACAAGCTCAAGACATGGCGTCTGCCACTTGGGTCACGGACCGCAAAAGGCAAAGCCATCGTCAACATCCTGCCGATCCCGGCTGGTGTGTCGATCGCGGCCATTATGCCAGTCGATCGCCCCGAAGAAGAATGGGCCGATCTGCAAGTCGTCTTTGCGACATCCGCAGGAACTGTGCGCCGTAACGCCCTGTCAGACTTCACAAATGTGATGCGCAACGGCAAGATTGCGATGAAGTTCGAAGGCGAACACGAAAACACGACGCTGATCAATGCCCGTATCGCATCCAACGATGACGACGTAATGCTGGTCACAAATTCGGGCCGCGCGATCCGCTTCCCAGCCACCGATGTGCGCGTGTTCAACTCGCGTAACTCCGTCGGTGTGCGCGGCATCAAGCTGCAAGGCGACGACAAAATCGTTTCCATGTCGATCATCCGTCACTTCGACGCAGAGGCAGATGAACGTGCCGCTTACCTTAAAATGCGCCGCGCAATGGCAGGTCTGGCCGACGACGCAGAGGTCGAAGACGAAGAAGCACCTGCCGGTGCGATCAGCCAAGAACGCTACGCAGAAATGTCCGCATCCGAAAACCTGATCCTCACGATCACATCAAAAGGGTCTGGTAAACTATCGTCTTCACACGATTATCCGGTACGCGGGCGTGGCGGTATGGGCGTCACTGCGATGGACAAAGCGATGCGCGGCGGTGAAATCGTATCCAGCTTCCCAGTTGATACGGGCGATCAAATCATGCTCGTCACATCGGCGGGCCAATCCATCCGCGTCCCCGTCGAAGGTATTAGCTTCCGGTCACGATCTGCAGGCGGCGTAAAGGTCTTTGATACGGCCAAAGGCGAAGAAGTCGTCAGCGTGGCATGGATCGCCGAGCAAGAAGACGCCGACGATGCCACCGAAGGTGATGCAGACGCGTAACAGACGATTGCCCGCGTCACGGATGCGATTGCGACGACGCGGGCAATCACTTATCCACAACCTCAAGGAACGCGCATCGACGTTCTACCAACTTGAGGTGACAAAATGATTTACAAAACACTTTTGGCCAGCAGCATCGCACTTGCTGCCTGCGCGTCAGGCGCATCCGCACAAAACTTCAGCGGTAACCTCGGCTTTAACTACGCACATCCTTCCGAAAGCGACGACCTCTCAGCGACCGAATATTTCGGTGGTTTGGAATATGCGATCAACCGCAACTTCGCGATCGCTCTTGATCTGTCCGGCTACAGCATCGAAGACGTCGATGCGACGATCGTCAGTTCCACATGGCACCTGATCTACCACCTGAACGAAACCGCGTCCTTCGGGGCGTTTGCTGGCGCTGATGTTCTCGCCGCTGACACCGAGGTTGGCACTGTTGCCGAAAGCCTCAGCTTCGCAGGTCTTGAAGCAGGTGCCGAATTCGGTGAAGGCGAAGCCGAAGGTTACATTGGTTTTTCAACCACTGAAGGTGCAGAAGAAGATTTCACAATGTTCGGCGCATCCGGCGCATATACATTCGCACCAGCTTTCTCGGCAATCGCATCTGGTGATTTCATCAATGCGGATTCCGCTGATCTCAGCAATCTGGCCGTTGGCGTCCAATATGAAATCTCTGGTGGTCCAGAAATATACGGTAAAATTGGTCGTAGAGCTGCTGAAGATGATGACGGTGAAGTCACAAGCAGCTACGTCGAAATTGGCGCGACTATCAGTTTTGGCGCGAACCGCGGCACCACCTTTAACGGTCGGAGCTATTTCGAACAGTTCTGATCCGATCTAACGCTACTATACAAGAGGCGTCGTTCAGATGAACGGCGCCTCTTTGCAATTCGAGTAGATCACTATACATCGCGGACCATGACACACACACTCAATATCATTGGCGGCGGCATGGCCGGCTCCGAAGCCGCATGGCAGGCTGCAAACGCTGGCATCAACGTGGTGATCCACGAAATGCGGCCTAAGGTCGAAACCTTTGCCCATCGCACTGGTAATCTGGGCGAGATGGTATGTTCGAATTCATTCCGGTCAGATGATCACGAACAAAATGCTGTAGGCCTGCTGCATTGGGAAATGCGCGCGGCTGGCGGCTTGATCATGGACATGGCGAACAAGCACCGTATTCCTGCGGGCGGCGCATTGGCCGTTGATCGCGATCCCTTTGCCGAAAGCGTCACTGCAGCATTAAAAGCGCATCCTAACATTTCGATTTCATACGATGAAATCACATCGCTGCCCGACGATGGATTGTGGATCATTGCG
The Rhodobacteraceae bacterium S2214 genome window above contains:
- a CDS encoding ornithine cyclodeaminase gives rise to the protein MNQPSHLALVPFVSVENMMKLVHHVGLETFLKELATEVETDFKRWPIFDKAPRVPSHSDVGVIELMPTSDGELYGFKYVNGHPKNMKEGLQTVTGFGLLANVNTGYPVLFSEMTVLTALRTAATSAMATKHLARPDSKTLAMIGNGAQSEFQTIALKAVCGIDTVRLYDIDQAATAKCAANLAGRGITVIQCKSPEEAIEGADVITTATADKEMQTILTDNMVGNGVHINAIGGDCPGKTELHSDIVARASMFVEYPEQTRIEGELQQMPLDHPFTELWEVINGTATGRKDAAEITLFDGVGFAIEDFSALRYVHDKIKGTEFFKNLDMIADPDDPRDLFGMVMRAK
- the gyrA gene encoding DNA gyrase subunit A — protein: MSDTPETPENADENRPEKPVYDGPAVTIEHELKTSYLDYAMSVIVSRAIPDLRDGLKPVHRRILYAMNETNNTHDKPYRKSSRPVAETMGKYHPHGDSAIYDALVRMAQDFSMSLVLLDGQGNFGSMDGDRAAAYRYTEVRMKKVALALLDDIDKDTVDFQDNYDGKDKEPTVLPAKYPNMLVNGAGGIAVGMATNIPPHNLGEVINATLALIDSPDLSIEELIEYVPGPDFPTGGVMLGRSGARKAYLEGRGSVIVRAKTHIEEIRKDRWAIIIDEIPYQVNKSAMIDKIAEAARDKKIEGIAHVQDESDRNGVRVVVELKRDATAEVVLNQLFRFTPMQTYFGCNMLALNGGKPEQLTLRSFLTNFIDFREDVVARRTAYLLRKARERSHILCGLAVAVTNIDEIVATIRSSADASEAREKLMTRRWPAESILEYIALIDDPTHTANDDGTYNLSETQARAILELRLQRLTQIGVKEVTDELEELAKKIKEYLEILGSRERIMQIIRDEMIEIRDNYAVPRRTEIVDWSGDMEDEDLIEKEDMVVTVTSGGYIKRTALADFRAQRRGGKGLSSMQTKEEDVVTTLFVANTHTQLLFFTTDGMVYKLKTWRLPLGSRTAKGKAIVNILPIPAGVSIAAIMPVDRPEEEWADLQVVFATSAGTVRRNALSDFTNVMRNGKIAMKFEGEHENTTLINARIASNDDDVMLVTNSGRAIRFPATDVRVFNSRNSVGVRGIKLQGDDKIVSMSIIRHFDAEADERAAYLKMRRAMAGLADDAEVEDEEAPAGAISQERYAEMSASENLILTITSKGSGKLSSSHDYPVRGRGGMGVTAMDKAMRGGEIVSSFPVDTGDQIMLVTSAGQSIRVPVEGISFRSRSAGGVKVFDTAKGEEVVSVAWIAEQEDADDATEGDADA